Genomic window (Cololabis saira isolate AMF1-May2022 chromosome 10, fColSai1.1, whole genome shotgun sequence):
TATTCAGCAATCTCATGACTCACAGTGGAAATGGGGCTTCATCACAGAGCTACTGTACGAGAGCAACATAAATGGCTCTATAGTTGAATCCGGCTCAAATAAGTGTCGTCCACTTTCCATTTCAACGGAAAGTCGTCTTCCACTGAGGTGGAAGAAGTGATATGTATTTGTCATTCACATGTTTCTAAGAGACAGGACTCTATGTTGACTCAAAACAATTCCACATAGCATGAATCAGCATTCTGGCTTTTTGTCCATCATAAATGCTCCACACTTACTGCTGCTCTCAAAGCTAATGACAGAACCAGCTTCGTGTCATGCAACTCTTTTGCATTAGCCCAAATGTGTATTGCACTTGCACagttaaaaaacaaatgaaagttaaatgcccGCTATCATAACAAAATATATTCTATGTCCAGCAGAAAGCTTGTTTATTGGCATCCATAATGGCGAGGTAGCATGGTTAGCATAGTAGCACTAGCAAAGGCCGAGGGCCTTTTCTGGGTCTCCCAAAAGGTCTCCATAGACAAATCTGAAGGAGTCGATGAACAGCTGTGTCCACTGCTGCCTGTCCGTCCCCTGGGTGAGCTTGGCCCTCTGGGCCGTGTAGGCCATGGTGGCAATGCCAACCCCGTACTCCTGCTCGTTCAGGCCGCTCATCAGGTTGGCCACACCCTCCAAAGAGGTGGGGACCAATGAGGGGCCTTCCTCAGCCAGTGGCCTCCAGGAGGGCGGGGCTTCGCCCTCACTCATGCCCCCTCCTGCAACGAGTGGGTGGAATCAAATTGTGGGCAGGGTCCCACAGACTCATCAAAACAGCCAATCATGACGTTGGAGGCACGCCGCGTTGCTctaaaacaggggtcggcaacccgcatgtggctctttggcgccgccctagtggctcctggagctttttcagaaatgtttgacctttttttcccttttttcttcttttttttcctttttttcttctttttctttttttccttttttcttcgtttttttctttttttccttttcctttttaatctcgacattttgacttttttctcgaaatttcgacttttttctcgacatttcgacttttttttcgacatttcgccttttctctcaaaattgtacttcaacattaatcttgacatttcgacttttttctcgacatttcgacttttttctcgaaatttcgacttttttctcgacattttgacttgtttctcgaagtgcataatgaaaaaaaaaatcttcccccagttctaactaatatagatacatgcagcgtgttgtcttcattctaaggcttatatacaagacttttcattttttggggctccagacatttgttttttgtgtttttggtccagtatggctctttcaacattttgggttgccgacccctgctctaaaagGTTAGTTTGATCTTAACGGCTAACAGACCCATGATTTAACAACAAGTTACAATGGATCTACATCTTAACATGGTTAAAAAGGCATCTACTTTTCATAAACTAAATATATGGGCActgattgaaaaaaaattagGTTGAAACTCTGTCCTCAAAAGCACTCAGAGCAAAAACAGGTTTCTGCCCCTAAAGTCTGAAAAGAGGAACTATAAGGATTTCAATTGAAGCTTACTGACCGCTAATAAAGCTGAAACACCAAACCTGAATAAATTACACAACCCAGCCATCAGAAGATTATCTCCAAGGTTTGAAAATCTTACCTGATTTACAAGGAAGATCTGGGCATATGATGAGAGGATCTAGCAAAGAGAGAGACCGTGTGAGACAAGGCTGCTAAGAGAAAATGCTGCACATAAAAACGGTTCCTGCCATTTGAGTTTACCAGGGCAGAGCACGGCCTCGATCTTGTCAATGAACTCCTCGGCCACGAGGTCTGCAAAGCGTCTCATTCCCATCACCCTGCCGTCTTTCTGGCAGGCGATGCTCTTCAGACTCTCGTTCTCCTCGATCTGCTCGAACATGTCTCCGATACCGATGGCGCTCACGTCGACGGTGGGATCTCTGTTCATACGCAGCAGTGCACACCGAGACAATCGTAAGAACTGAGACAAAAACTTTTCCTTTTGATACTAATTGTAGTCCCAAATCAACAAAAATACGGCGGCAGCGGCACCTGCACAGGTAAGTGAGCAGAGAGTCGTCGTCTCTGGGGTCAAAGCGCCCGTCGGTGATGACGACAACAGTAATGTTTGCCTTGGCTCGTCGGCTGTCCCTGATCAGGTTGTCGTAGGCGTATTTCAGAGCAGAGGGAGTCCACGTCCCTCCGGCGATCCACTCCAAACGCTTCACCGCTTCCTGAAAACAAGGGTTGCGTTACAGACagaactcgagttgtaaaaagaaatcaggggggatggtggatttgatcatatggggacagataatttgtgctgattacaaataatataatatattacaaataatagcagtgaccaaaacacctgcagaaatactgcaggaatgacatagcagcagttaaatgcagccttctgtaagctttaaatatccactgggcttacatcaaatacatcaaaacacaccaataaaaaacacttttctgaacttatcaatatgactctgtccttcacaggataagtaaaatggatcactgcaaaaactcacaatcttaacaagaatatttgtcttatttctaatgtctcattttagtaaaaaaaaatctcattactcttaaaacaagactcatcactggaaaaaacaacaattttcacctgtttcaagtacattttcacttgaaataagtagaaaaatctgccattttttttgcttgtaataagaagataaatcttgtcccactggcagattttcctacttatttcaagtgaaaatttacttgaaacaggtgaaaattgtcaaataagttattgttctggtgttatttttctggtgatgactctaaatgttgaaatagcagtaaaaccacattcattgatgaaatgacataagggatggaaaggggggatggcagttttactatgatttggatgatttggaccgtttttatttcaggggggatgatttggaccgtttttatttcagggggggatgatttggaccgtttttatttcaggggggatgatttggaccgtttttatttcaggggggatgccgtcccccctcataccccctcaactccagtactggatacaGACTGGGAGGAAAACAGGAGGAACTTGACTCCAGAACGTCTTCAAAATACTTCTAGATTTTGAGGACTAAAAGTGGCTCTAGAAAAAGTAGACGTGGCGGTAAATTTTGCCACTAGttttaaatgttgttaaaaCTAGCATGTTTGCACCAAATGGCTTTAAAGTGAAATTTTTAATTCATGGACTTCGGTGGGACTTGAAGCTTGTAATTAAATTGTACATCCAAATTATAGTTGCTCCACCCTGCGTAATGTATCATGCAGCAGGTCGCCAACAACGCATCACAAAAAGCGTATAGCTGATGGTTGCTACGCTAAATTACACAAATAGTATCAAAAGTCCTTTTCCGGATGATCTCCCTTGCGTACAGTATTTACTGTGACTGAGTGGAAGGTTTCAGGCGGTCATTGTTTTTACAGCGTGTTAAACAGAGGCGCCATAGCTAGCACACTAGCCAATAGCATTAGCAACCGCTACTGCGGTCATAGTAAAATCAGTTATGATATTAAACTGTCGGCAAAAATCAAGGtaaaaaatgacaaataaacagaaatatgagaaatctgaaccctgctACGAACGAGCTGATTTTACAAACCTCCATCTCGGTACATTAACTAACTATTGACCCtcgtgctgtcttcaggtcaaggaaggaggaagggaagaagggaagaaagaaggaaggaaggaaggaaagaaggaaggaagggaggaaagaaggaaggaaagaaggaaggaagggaggaaagaagggaggaaagaagggaggaaagaaggaagggaggaaaggagaaaacaaggaaagaattacgaggggaggaaagaaggaaggaagggagaaggaaggagagagcaggaggaaagaaggaacaggagaattaggtcattttgacccaaatacAGTACAAGCGTTAATGAGCCCTGTTTGTTTCCAAATGGCATTGATATATCAGAACCTTCAACCCAGGGGGCATTGATGTCTCATCTATCTATGTATCATCTATCAAACTAGAGCAAAAGGTGAATTTGCAGGGGGATATCTTCAGCTGCACAACATTTGGTATTCCTGCATATTTCTGACAGGACCACTGTTTCTTAACATAAAACACCCTACAGTGTTAAAATTACCTACAATTTTGATGAATCtaagaaaacataaaatagcTTTTGTCTGTACCAGGTTAGTTTAAGCCTGGTCTCCATTAAATAAAACCTAGCGAGGGAGCCCATGGATCCTCCGTTCGTATCAGATTACACTCACAAATGTCAGGTTTACTCGATGAAACGTGGAGAACGAAACATCCGTGGTTAATTTACACTTTGATGCTgtatatgtttgtttatttctgtGTGTTGGCGAGACCTTGAAAGCAGTCAGCGAGTCGATCTTGGAGTCGTTGAGGTTGATTGCCTGGAAGGTCCCACTGTGGCTGTACTGAACAACTCCAACCCTTGTGCCTGGAGAAATGAAGAGACTGTGTGTGTACTCTTAATTTGGCTGTAATTGTGACCGTTTTGGGATTCCGCAGTGCACACTTCACAAATCTACCTGTCTCTGACTTAGGATCTTTGGCAAAGGAGCCCAGTCTGTTGATGGTGTTGATGACAAAGTTCTTCTCCAGCGTGAAGTTGGTGAGACCAACGGACTCCGAGCTGTCAATGACAAACACGATGTCCAGGGCTCCGCAACGTTTCTCACAATCTGCAATACAAACGCACattgtaaggcaaggcaaggcaaggcaaggcaaggcaaggcaaggcaaggcaaggcaaggttatTTATATCACACAactcaacaacaaggtgattctaAGTGTTCTGCAGGGAATTTAAAACCTCACATAGTAGAAATAAAGAGCTAGGCATGTGGAGCATACTGTACAGTAGAAGCTGAACGCAGCTTCTCCACATCTGGTTCTGACTCTAGGTACTGATAAAAAAacggatccagatgacctgagggctCTGGAAGGTTTATACTGGGTGAAGGATTAGAGATTCCATGAGTGTATCTTTAAATGTGGTGGTACGATGATAAGTAACCTCACCACAGCAGCCACACGTCTCCCTGATGTAGTTCATTACATCACATTCCTACGGATGAAACACACCAATGCATAATGACATTAGTCAATTCCGCTGTGTGTTTTTGCTAAAACTACGAAAACGGTGATGAAGTATTCTCACCGTGAGGCCAGGATCTCCCTCTGGACCCGGATATCCCTGTGGGGGAACAGGACATTCAGATTCACTGCTCTGCGTTGCTGTTTCTGGGACTGCCATCAGATAATACCATTTGGTGTAATTTTGCACATTTACCTCTCGTCCAGGATCTCCTCTGGTTCCTCTTGGTCCAGGCTCCCCCTCCGGGCCTGGTTCACCCTGTTATGAGCAAAATACATTACTCACTTTTAACAAGAAGTGAGAGGATAGCGACATCTACAAACAAGGAATAACTTACCGGCTCTCCTGGAGTTCCTTTATTTCCTGGGTCGCCCTTTTGACCGCAGTCTCCTCTGCTGCCGCGAGACCCACGGTTGCCCTTTCCGCCCTTATCACCCTAAAGACCAGCTGGAGTCAGCTAAGCGCATCTCAATAATCTGAAGGAAGATAGTGTGGTATTTCTTACCGATTCACCTCTTCGTCCAGGATAGCTAAAGCCAGGTCTTCCAACATCTCCCTGAGGAGACAAAGCAAAGAGTCACGATGGAGAACTGCAGCTGGAGACCCCAAAACCGGGGACGCAGTGACCACTTACATGGACCAGGCACACACACTAACCTTTGGTCCACGTGTTCCAGACTCTCCTCTTGGTCCAGGATCACCAGGGTCCCCTCTGGTGCCCTGAAGTTAAAACAGTGTTGAAGCAACGTGTATCTTTGGAGAACCTTGTGACGACTCTCACGTGTCATTTTTAACCTACATTTTTCCCGCCGTCTCCTGTTGTACCTGGTGATCCCCGGGGTCCTGGCAAGCCATTGTCTCCCTGTTGACACCAAAGAATGTTGAAAAAGGTTCGTCTTATGACCACATACTGTAAGGATAACATGATCAAACTTTTCTTCACACCTTTGTCCCTTTGTTTCCTGATTCACCTGAAAGTCCTCTCAAGCCCTCTGGGCCCATCTCGCCCTGTTACACACAAACACCCTGTTACTGTCCCAATAACGGCATCAAGACTGGAGGAAAACAAGTTGAGCATGTACAGATTCATGTACGTTTCAGACTCGTGCCATTATGTACTCACTTTGTCTCCCTTGCCGCCGTCGGCCCCTTGCGCTC
Coding sequences:
- the LOC133453136 gene encoding collagen alpha-2(VI) chain-like isoform X2, whose translation is MLRLESVLLCLLLGAVTRGQKAECSAKNDCAIDLYFTIDTSETIALQESPPGALVESIKTFTEQFVSRLEDEELRGVVKINWRIGGLHFSQTQKIFSPFASKSDFISGLRAIKYLGKGTYTDCALRAMSEEILRSSNPAALRFAVVITDGHVTGSPCGGMKVSADEVREKGIRMFVVAASANIDETGLKEIASFPASVFRDEFMAVDLTQGRPRIHTETIDRIIKSMKHIAFAECYKVSCLETEGQAGPKGQRGQKGAKGDMGNPGPKGQQGRPGDPGIEGPIGQPGIKGLPGQHGEKGELGTQGKKGVAGVAGRNGTDGQKGKIGRIGAPGCKGDSGDRGPDGHPGDVGEPGLGGADGDKGDPGRPGRSGPVGPVGEPGPKGEDGSSGSPGRPGLNGNPGIPGRPGNRGEQGRRGDFGPKGAQGADGGKGDKGEMGPEGLRGLSGESGNKGTKGDNGLPGPRGSPGTTGDGGKNGTRGDPGDPGPRGESGTRGPKGDVGRPGFSYPGRRGESGDKGGKGNRGSRGSRGDCGQKGDPGNKGTPGEPGEPGPEGEPGPRGTRGDPGREGYPGPEGDPGLTECDVMNYIRETCGCCDCEKRCGALDIVFVIDSSESVGLTNFTLEKNFVINTINRLGSFAKDPKSETGTRVGVVQYSHSGTFQAINLNDSKIDSLTAFKEAVKRLEWIAGGTWTPSALKYAYDNLIRDSRRAKANITVVVITDGRFDPRDDDSLLTYLCRDPTVDVSAIGIGDMFEQIEENESLKSIACQKDGRVMGMRRFADLVAEEFIDKIEAVLCPDPLIICPDLPCKSGGGMSEGEAPPSWRPLAEEGPSLVPTSLEGVANLMSGLNEQEYGVGIATMAYTAQRAKLTQGTDRQQWTQLFIDSFRFVYGDLLGDPEKALGLC